The proteins below are encoded in one region of Bacteroides uniformis:
- a CDS encoding uracil-DNA glycosylase family protein: MEIEQHPLEPFLPGNARLLMLGSFPPQKKRWSMEFYYPNWNNDMWRITGFLFFNDKDYFVDKTKKAFCKERLISFLQEKGIALFDTASAIRRLQDNASDKFLEVVQPTDVPALLHRIPQCKAIVTTGEKATDTLCTQFSIDKPKVGDFTEFLFENHPMRLYRMPSSSRAYPLALEKKAAAYRIMYQDLQML; the protein is encoded by the coding sequence ATGGAAATAGAACAACACCCTTTAGAACCCTTCCTTCCCGGCAACGCCCGTCTGCTGATGCTGGGAAGCTTTCCTCCGCAGAAAAAGCGGTGGTCCATGGAGTTTTACTACCCCAACTGGAACAATGACATGTGGAGGATTACCGGGTTCCTTTTCTTCAATGACAAGGATTATTTTGTAGACAAGACGAAGAAGGCTTTCTGCAAAGAACGCCTCATCAGTTTCCTGCAGGAAAAGGGTATTGCCTTGTTCGACACAGCCTCTGCCATACGGCGCCTGCAGGACAACGCCTCGGATAAGTTTCTGGAAGTGGTGCAACCCACGGACGTCCCTGCCCTGCTACACCGGATACCGCAATGCAAGGCTATCGTTACCACCGGCGAGAAGGCAACGGACACGCTGTGCACGCAGTTTTCCATCGACAAGCCCAAAGTAGGCGACTTCACGGAGTTTCTTTTCGAAAACCATCCGATGCGCCTCTACCGGATGCCTTCTTCCTCAAGAGCCTACCCGCTGGCACTGGAAAAAAAAGCAGCAGCGTATCGCATTATGTATCAGGACTTACAGATGTTGTAA
- a CDS encoding AlbA family DNA-binding domain-containing protein — protein sequence MKTLTDTEYIHALIAEGEHQQQDFKFEISDARKIAKTLSAFANTDGGKLLIGVKDNGKIAGVRSDEEQYMIEAAAGLYCSPEVNYTMQTYQVEGRSVLVVQIEESDRKPVYAKDETGKYLAYLRIKDENILATPVHLRVWQQSGSPKGELIEYTEREQLLLNLLEENDRLSLNRYCRLAHLSRRAAEHLLAKFVRYDIVEPVFEGHKFHFKLK from the coding sequence ATGAAAACGCTTACTGACACCGAATATATACACGCTCTCATAGCCGAAGGAGAGCACCAACAGCAGGATTTCAAGTTCGAAATATCCGACGCCCGCAAGATAGCCAAAACCCTTTCAGCCTTTGCCAATACAGACGGTGGAAAACTGCTCATCGGAGTGAAAGATAACGGGAAAATTGCCGGTGTCCGTTCGGACGAAGAACAATATATGATAGAAGCGGCTGCCGGACTTTATTGCAGCCCCGAGGTGAACTATACCATGCAGACCTATCAGGTGGAAGGCCGTAGTGTGCTGGTGGTACAAATCGAGGAAAGTGACCGGAAGCCGGTATATGCCAAGGACGAAACGGGAAAATACTTGGCCTATCTCCGCATCAAGGATGAGAACATCCTGGCTACTCCCGTCCATCTGCGCGTCTGGCAGCAAAGCGGAAGTCCGAAAGGAGAACTGATAGAATATACCGAACGGGAACAGCTGTTGCTCAATCTGCTGGAAGAGAACGACCGCCTTTCACTGAACCGTTACTGCCGCCTGGCGCATCTTTCCCGACGCGCCGCCGAACATCTGCTGGCAAAGTTTGTTCGTTATGACATAGTGGAACCGGTGTTTGAAGGACACAAATTTCACTTCAAGCTGAAATAG
- a CDS encoding 7-carboxy-7-deazaguanine synthase QueE: MRKINEIFYSLQGEGYHTGTPAVFIRFSGCNLKCPFCDTQHEDGILMSDEDIVTEVSRYPAATVILTGGEPSLWIDREFVDCLHQAGKYVCIETNGTHPLPDNIDWVTCSPKQGVKLEITRMNEVKVVYEGQDITVYEQLPAGHFFLQPCSCSNTAETVDCVMKHPKWRLSLQTHKLIDIR, encoded by the coding sequence ATGAGGAAGATTAATGAGATATTCTACAGTTTGCAGGGAGAAGGATACCATACGGGTACCCCGGCTGTCTTTATCCGTTTTTCCGGTTGTAACCTGAAGTGCCCCTTCTGTGATACGCAGCATGAGGACGGCATACTGATGTCCGATGAAGATATCGTAACAGAAGTTAGTAGATACCCTGCCGCTACCGTGATACTGACCGGTGGAGAACCCTCCCTTTGGATTGACCGTGAATTTGTGGATTGTCTGCACCAGGCGGGAAAGTATGTCTGCATTGAAACAAACGGTACCCATCCGCTGCCGGATAATATAGATTGGGTGACCTGCTCTCCCAAGCAGGGGGTAAAGCTGGAAATTACGCGTATGAATGAAGTGAAGGTGGTGTATGAAGGGCAGGATATTACTGTTTATGAGCAGTTGCCCGCCGGGCATTTCTTTCTTCAGCCTTGCTCTTGCAGCAATACGGCCGAAACGGTGGATTGCGTGATGAAGCATCCTAAGTGGAGACTTAGTTTGCAGACACATAAGCTGATAGATATCCGGTAG
- the queD gene encoding 6-carboxytetrahydropterin synthase QueD, which produces MYTVIKRMEVSAAHSLKLSYRSKCENLHGHNWIITVYCRSKELNADGMVVDFSHIKQVVKEQLDHHNLNEVLSFNPTAENIARWICDQIPTCFKVEVQESESNIAVYEED; this is translated from the coding sequence ATGTACACAGTCATCAAACGTATGGAAGTGTCGGCTGCCCATAGCCTGAAACTTTCTTATCGCAGTAAGTGTGAGAATCTGCACGGTCACAACTGGATTATCACTGTCTATTGCCGTTCCAAAGAGCTGAATGCGGACGGAATGGTGGTAGACTTCAGTCACATCAAGCAGGTGGTAAAGGAACAGCTGGATCATCATAATCTTAATGAAGTGCTGTCCTTCAATCCCACAGCCGAGAACATAGCCCGTTGGATATGCGACCAGATACCCACTTGCTTCAAGGTAGAGGTGCAGGAGTCGGAATCAAACATTGCCGTCTATGAGGAAGATTAA
- a CDS encoding alanine/glycine:cation symporter family protein encodes MGIINLINDLLWTYILVALLLGCAVWFTLRTRFVQFRMIKEMVRLLGDSGGKGDAKEKHISSFQAFAISIASRVGTGNLAGVATAIAVGGPGAVFWMWVIALLGASSSFVESTLAQLYKIKGKDSFIGGPAYYMRKGLKQPWMGALFAVLITITFGFAFNSVQSNTLCAAFEGAFGFDHAVVGGIITALTLTIIFGGVQRIAKVSSIIVPIMALGYIALALIIVLLNIKELPGVLALIVGHAFGWEQALGGGVGMALMQGIKRGLFSNEAGMGSAPNVAATAHVSHPVKQGLIQTLGVFTDTLIICTCTAFIILFSGAPLDGSTNGVQLTQHALTNEIGPLGAIFVAVALFFFAFSSILGNYYYGEANVRYLTHRKWVLNIYRILVGGMVMFGAVATLDLAWSLADVTMGLMALCNLIAISLLGKYAFRLLEDYRAQKSAGIKDPVFTKNRLKEVEKDIECW; translated from the coding sequence ATGGGAATAATAAATCTGATAAACGACCTGCTCTGGACCTACATCCTCGTTGCCCTGCTGTTGGGATGCGCCGTATGGTTTACGCTGAGAACCCGCTTTGTACAGTTCCGGATGATAAAGGAAATGGTACGTCTGCTGGGCGACTCGGGCGGGAAAGGCGATGCCAAGGAAAAGCATATCTCATCGTTCCAGGCATTTGCCATCTCCATTGCCAGCCGTGTAGGTACGGGCAATCTTGCAGGGGTTGCCACCGCCATTGCAGTAGGCGGTCCGGGCGCTGTATTCTGGATGTGGGTGATTGCCCTCCTGGGTGCTTCCAGCTCGTTTGTAGAATCTACACTGGCCCAATTGTATAAGATAAAGGGCAAAGACTCCTTTATCGGCGGCCCGGCCTACTATATGCGTAAGGGACTGAAACAGCCGTGGATGGGGGCACTGTTTGCCGTACTTATCACCATTACCTTCGGATTTGCATTCAACTCGGTACAGAGCAATACACTGTGTGCCGCTTTCGAAGGCGCTTTCGGGTTCGACCATGCCGTTGTGGGAGGCATCATCACCGCACTCACGCTGACAATCATCTTTGGAGGCGTACAGCGCATAGCCAAAGTCAGCAGCATCATCGTCCCCATCATGGCGTTGGGATACATTGCACTGGCACTTATCATCGTTCTGTTGAACATCAAAGAGCTGCCGGGAGTCCTGGCACTCATTGTCGGCCACGCCTTCGGATGGGAGCAGGCTTTGGGAGGGGGTGTCGGCATGGCGCTGATGCAGGGCATCAAACGCGGGCTGTTCAGCAACGAGGCCGGTATGGGGTCCGCCCCCAATGTGGCGGCAACCGCACACGTCAGCCACCCCGTGAAGCAAGGCTTGATTCAGACGCTGGGAGTATTTACCGATACGCTGATTATATGTACCTGCACCGCTTTCATCATTCTGTTCAGCGGTGCTCCACTGGATGGTTCCACAAACGGCGTACAGCTTACCCAGCATGCGCTGACCAACGAGATAGGACCTTTGGGAGCCATCTTCGTTGCGGTAGCCTTGTTCTTCTTCGCATTCAGCAGCATTCTGGGAAATTATTATTACGGAGAAGCCAATGTGCGCTACCTTACCCACCGTAAATGGGTGCTCAACATCTACCGTATACTGGTGGGCGGCATGGTCATGTTCGGTGCTGTTGCCACCCTCGACCTGGCATGGAGCCTTGCCGACGTCACTATGGGACTCATGGCGCTCTGCAATCTTATCGCCATCAGCCTGCTCGGAAAATACGCTTTCAGGCTGCTTGAAGACTACCGCGCACAGAAAAGCGCCGGTATCAAAGACCCCGTTTTCACCAAGAACCGCCTGAAAGAGGTAGAAAAAGACATAGAGTGCTGGTGA
- a CDS encoding histone H1, giving the protein MKELVEKVAALYADFSKDANAQLENGNKAAGTRARKASLEIEKAMKEFRKASLEASKK; this is encoded by the coding sequence ATGAAAGAATTAGTTGAAAAAGTAGCTGCATTGTATGCAGACTTCTCAAAAGATGCAAACGCTCAGTTGGAAAACGGTAACAAGGCAGCAGGAACTCGCGCTCGTAAGGCTTCTTTGGAAATCGAAAAAGCTATGAAGGAATTCCGCAAAGCATCTTTGGAAGCTTCTAAGAAGTAA
- a CDS encoding KamA family radical SAM protein, with protein MKQKKMLALTLSQLEQLYRHELPELVSIAVQSDDAEAFKANLAEYIAGHPEVDSEAGKQIRLLIEFDGQEVHELSIGEQLPISTLSMLHSFLTGQWEEETETDLFIDLFQQFKRLHQPAPALPSAQKIKTLTERWPSGLDEDVQHIRAKNKERILHALVQKIEHRKNPASRFHFEEGLSYEEKFNLVSEWWNDFRFHLAMAVKSPTELNRLLGNSLSAETMYLLSKARKKGMPFFATPYYLSLLNCTGSGYDDEALRSYILYSPQLVETYGQIRAWEREDIVEPGKPNAAGWLLPDGHNIHRRYPEVAILIPDTMGRACGGLCASCQRMYDFQSKRLNFEFDTLRPKETWEKKLRRLMAYFEEDTQLRDILITGGDALMSQNKTLGNILDAVYRMAVRKRKANQERPEGEKYAELQRVRLGSRLPAYLPMRINDGLVEILREFKEKASTIGIHQFIIQTHFQTPLEVTPEAAEGIRKLLAAGWLIDNQLVYNVAASRRGHTTRLRQVLNQLGVVCYYTFSVKGFEENNAVFTPNSRSVQEQREEKRFGKLTKEDAHNLSVLLGTVHDPAGCIRRFLKTHHLPFLATDRNVLNLPAIGKSMTFNMVGITPEGKRILRFDHDSTRHHSPIIDRLGQIYIVENKSIASYLRQLQAMGEDAEEYATIWNYTEGKTESRFSLYEYPDFPFQITDRMSNQDIAG; from the coding sequence ATGAAACAAAAGAAAATGCTTGCACTCACTCTCTCACAACTGGAACAACTTTATCGGCACGAACTCCCTGAACTGGTCAGCATCGCCGTTCAAAGCGACGATGCGGAAGCCTTCAAAGCCAACCTGGCGGAGTACATTGCCGGACATCCGGAAGTGGACAGCGAGGCCGGTAAGCAAATTCGACTCTTGATTGAATTTGACGGGCAGGAAGTACACGAGCTCTCCATCGGAGAACAGCTGCCCATATCAACTTTATCAATGCTGCATTCCTTCCTCACGGGACAATGGGAAGAGGAAACGGAAACGGACCTGTTCATCGACTTGTTCCAGCAGTTCAAACGCCTCCACCAACCCGCCCCCGCTCTGCCCTCCGCACAGAAAATCAAAACCCTGACCGAACGCTGGCCCAGCGGACTGGATGAAGACGTGCAGCATATCCGTGCAAAGAACAAGGAACGCATCCTGCATGCACTAGTGCAGAAGATTGAGCACCGCAAGAACCCGGCTTCCCGCTTCCATTTCGAAGAGGGACTCAGCTACGAGGAGAAGTTCAACCTCGTCAGCGAATGGTGGAATGACTTCCGTTTCCATCTTGCCATGGCCGTCAAAAGCCCTACGGAGCTAAACCGTCTTCTCGGCAACTCCCTTTCTGCCGAAACCATGTACCTGCTCTCAAAAGCCCGCAAGAAGGGAATGCCTTTCTTCGCCACCCCCTATTATCTGTCACTGCTGAACTGCACCGGCAGCGGATACGACGACGAGGCCCTGCGCAGCTATATACTCTATTCACCCCAACTGGTGGAAACCTACGGACAGATACGTGCCTGGGAACGGGAGGATATCGTAGAACCAGGTAAACCCAATGCCGCCGGCTGGCTGCTGCCCGACGGGCATAACATCCACCGCCGTTATCCGGAAGTGGCCATCCTCATCCCCGACACCATGGGACGCGCCTGCGGAGGACTCTGCGCATCTTGTCAGCGTATGTACGACTTTCAAAGCAAACGGCTCAATTTTGAGTTTGACACCCTGCGTCCCAAGGAAACATGGGAAAAGAAGCTGCGTCGGCTGATGGCCTATTTTGAGGAAGACACGCAACTGCGGGACATTCTCATCACCGGCGGTGACGCACTGATGAGCCAAAACAAGACGCTGGGCAACATATTAGACGCCGTCTACCGCATGGCAGTCCGCAAGCGGAAAGCCAATCAGGAACGGCCCGAAGGAGAAAAGTATGCAGAGCTGCAACGTGTACGCCTCGGCTCACGCCTCCCCGCCTACCTGCCCATGCGCATCAATGACGGGCTGGTGGAGATTCTAAGGGAATTCAAGGAAAAGGCGTCTACCATCGGCATCCACCAGTTCATTATCCAGACACATTTCCAAACCCCGCTCGAAGTCACTCCGGAAGCTGCCGAAGGAATACGCAAACTGCTGGCGGCAGGCTGGCTCATTGACAACCAACTGGTATACAACGTAGCTGCATCCCGCCGGGGGCATACTACCCGCCTGCGGCAAGTGCTCAATCAGTTGGGAGTGGTTTGCTACTACACCTTCTCCGTGAAAGGTTTTGAAGAAAACAATGCCGTGTTTACCCCCAACAGCCGTTCCGTACAAGAGCAACGGGAAGAAAAGCGCTTCGGGAAGCTGACCAAGGAAGATGCCCATAATCTGTCCGTACTGCTTGGAACCGTCCATGACCCGGCAGGCTGCATCCGGCGTTTCCTGAAAACGCACCACCTGCCTTTCCTCGCCACCGACCGCAATGTGCTCAACCTGCCCGCCATCGGCAAGAGCATGACCTTCAACATGGTAGGCATCACTCCCGAAGGCAAGCGCATCCTGCGTTTCGACCATGACAGCACCCGGCACCACAGCCCTATAATAGACCGGCTGGGACAAATATATATCGTAGAGAACAAGTCCATAGCCTCCTACCTCCGCCAACTGCAGGCCATGGGAGAAGACGCCGAAGAATATGCCACCATCTGGAACTATACGGAAGGCAAGACAGAATCCCGGTTCAGCCTCTACGAATATCCTGATTTCCCCTTCCAAATCACCGACAGAATGAGCAATCAGGACATTGCAGGATAG